The region CAACCTTTGGCTCATCGCCCCGCCGGTGCCCTTCATGACCGGGGTGGGCATCATGATCAAATGGCTCCTGTTCGCCTTCCCCGGGGTGGGGGGCCTCTTGGCCGCCTATGCCCACACCGCGCGGGCCGACAAGACCGCCGCCTACATCGGCTGGCAGCCGGGCAGCCCCTTCCAGTTCGAGGTGGCCATGGCCAACCTGGCCTTGGGGGTGGGCGGGGTCATGTGCCTGTGGATGGGCCCCGGCTTCCAGGCCGGGGTGGGGGTGGTGTTCAGCGTGTTCGTGCTGGGCGCGGCCCGGGGCCACTTTGACCAGCAAAAGCGCGAGGCCAATAAGGCGCCGGGTAACTCGGGCGTGTTCCTGTGGCTCAACGACATCATCGCCCCGGCGGCCATCCTGGTGCTCATGGGCATCCGGGGCATCTTCGGCGGCTAGGCCGCGCGCGGCAAAAGAATAGGAGCCCCACGCGGGGGCTCCTTACTAGTTCATCGCTGTATGGCGGTGGCTGGCGAAGCCGGTTTCTAAGAGCCCAAATTCTTGGCCGCGAAGTCCCAGTTGATCAGGTGGTCCATGATCCCCTTGATGTAGTCGCCCCGCCGGTTCTGGTAGTCCAGATAATAGGCGTGCTCCCACACGTCGATGGTGATGATGGGCTTCATGCCGTCCACCATGGGGTTCAGGGCGTTGGAGCTGCTCACCGCCACCAACTTGCCGTCCTTGAGGGCCAGCCAGCCCCAGCCCGAGCCGAAGCGGGTGGCCGCCGCCTTTACCAAGGCCTTTTTGGCCGCGTCCACGGACCCGAAGTCGGCCTTCATCTTAGCGGCCAGCTCGGCCCCGGGCGCGCCGCCCCCGCCGGGCTTCATGCTCTGCCAATAGAAATTGTGGTTCCAGACCTGGGCCGCGTTGTTGAACAAATATTCGTCCTTGCCGTAGGAGCCCAGCACGATCTGCCCCAGGCTCTTCTTGGCCCAAGGGGTGCCCTTGATGTAGGCGTTGGTCTTTTTCACGTAGCCCAGATGGTGCTTGCCGTAATGGAAGGAAATGGTGCGGGCGCTGATGTAGGGAGCCAGGGCGTCCTCGGCATAGGGCAAGGGCGGGCGCACGATCTGGCCGGCTTGGGCGGTCTTGGGCAGGGCCCCCAGGCTCAGCGCGGCCGCGCCCAGGGCGGCGGTTTTTATGAACTGGCGGCGCTCCATGCCTTCGTTGCTTTTATCCATGACGCGATCCTCCGGGATTGGGTTGCCGGGCCGGGCAGGCCAGCGGCCCTAATACCAGGGTAGGCCCGCGCGCCTGGCGAAACAAGGCGAGATTGATTACTTGGAACGGGGGCGTCCCAGGCGCTGGGTGGTGGGCGGGGTGGGCAGGCGGGCCGAACCGGCGCTGATCAGGGCGTGCCACATGTTGGCCCGTATCTTCTTGTTCTCATGGTGCATCTCGTCCAAGATCCCCCGCACGCGGCCCCGGCGGCTCTGCCCCGCGCTGGGGCAGCAGGGCGGCTGCACCGGCAGCTCCTTGATCGCCGAGAAGCGCCGGGTAATGTCCGCGCTCATCAGGCTCAAGGGCCGGATGAGCACCAGGTCGCCGTGGAACAGGGGCTGCACCGGCAACATGCTCGAGAGGTTGCCCGAGTAGAACAGGTTCATCAAGAAGGTCTCGAAGATGTCGTCCTGGTGGTGGGCCAGGGCCAGCTTGTTGCACTGGTGCTCTCCGGCGGCCATGAACAGGCGCTGGCGGCGCTTGAGGGCGCAGAAGAAGCAGGGGCTCTTCTCGCGGTTTTCCTCGCTGTGGGCGCGGGGGCCGTAGTCGGTCTCGATGAGCCGGAACTCCACCCCCAGCCCGGCGCAGAACTCGGCCAGGGCGGCGTGGTCCGTGGAGCCGAAGCCCATCTCCACGTGAAAGGCGATGAGCTTGAAATCGATGGGCACCCGCCGCAGGCGCTCGGCCAGGAGCCAGGTGAGGGCCAGGGAGTCCTTGCCCCCGCTGAGCCCGATGGCCACCCGGTCGTGGTCGTGGATCATGGACCAGCCGTGCACTGCCTTGCCGCAGAGGCTCACGGCCTGGCGTTCGACGTAAGCCACCTAGCCCACCCACTCCATGAAGGCCACGTATCCGACTGCACCAGCCACCGGCATACGGTGTTGCTGGCTGCGCTCGGTCCTCGACGTAGCACTGAAGGCTACGCCTGCGGCCCTCGCTTGCCAGACGCCTTGTCTGCCGGCGGCTGGCTGTGTCGGGCAGATGCGGGAGCCATTGCCCCTCAAAGCCTGGCCAAATACTGGAATAATTCTAATCCTCACGGAATGAAGGGAGCCCCGCGGCCTTCATGCAATGCGTGGGCTAAATCTCCAGGCTCATTCCCGCCGAGAGGTGGCCGAAGCGCTCCTCGCCCAGCTCGGCCAGCATGCGCGCGCACATGCCCAGGCCGGTGCAGTGACCCGCGATGACCCTTAGCTGGGGCCGCGCGGCCAGCTCGGCCAGGGCGGCGGCCTGCTGCTCGGCCGGGGCGGGGCCCAGGTGGGTGCCGCCGATCAACAGCGACACCGGGCGTCCCGAGGCCTCCCCGGCGGCCAGGAGCACGTTGATGGCCCCGGCGTGGGCGCAGCCGGTCAGGCACACCGGCCCGTTGGGGGCCTCGATGAGCATGGCCAGGTCGTCGGGCAGGGGGTCGGGCACCACCTCGCCGCCCTGCTTGGTCACCAGGTTGGCCATGGGCCCCTCGAAGCCGGTCTGGCGGGCGATGGGCGCCAGGAGCATCACTCCCGGCCAGGGCTCCATGGGCCCGTCCACGAAATGAAAGCGCGCGCCCAAGGCCTCGTACCCGGCCTGGGGCAGGGGCGGCCCGATCTCGCGCAGGGTGTCCCCGGGCAAATGCTGGGACATGTGACAGCCGAAGACGTTTTGGTGGCACCACACCCCGATGGGCTCGCTGCGCTCCCGCAGCAGGGCTTCCAGGCCGCCGGCGTGGTCATAGTGGCCGTGGCTGATCACCACCCCGTCCAACTCGCCGGGGTCCAGGCCCAGCACCTTCAGGTTGTTGATCAGGGCCTGGCCCATGCCCGTGTCGTAGAGGATGTTGCGGCCCTGATGCTCCACCCACATGCTCAGGCCGTGCTCGCCCAGCAGGGGAGAGGCGAAGCCCACCGAGTTTTCCACCACCACGGTCAATCGGCTCATGAATCGTCCTCCGGGGCGGGCTTTTGGCTTTTTTCCAAAACCTCCATCACCCGGTCCAGACGGCTAGGCGGCTGGGCCAGGAAACGGGCCTGCTCTTCGGGGGTGTAGTTGGCGTCGATGAAAGCGGCCACGTCGAAATGAGGCGAAAAACAGGTGAGCACCCTATGGCAGGGCAGGCCCTCCTGGGACTGGCGGCAATAGCCGAAGTTGATGGTCTGGCCCAGCATGGGGCACCAGAAGTGCTCCACCGCGTCGAAATCGTTGATCGGGCTCATCACTCCCCCTTCCGGGGTTGGTCCACCCCCTCCACCCAGGGCTTGATGTCCACCACCGGGGTGCCGTCGAGCATCTCCAGGCCGCGCACGCTCAGGCGCGGGCCGTCCACGGCCACCAGCTTCACCAGGGTCAGGGACAGGGGATTGGGGCGGTGGGGGCTGCGGGTGTTGAACATCCCGGTCTTGGGGCGGGAGTGGTCGCCCCGGGGATGCACCATCACCTTGGGCTCCCCGGAGCGGTCGAATAGGCAGATCACCCACAGCCAGCGTCCCGGGGTCAGCCCGGTGAGGCCCTGGAGCCACTGGGGCTCCAGCTCGATCACCGCGTCCATCCCGGCCTCGGGGCCCTGCTTGGGCGCTTGGTCCAGATTCTTGAGGCGGCTCTTAACCACCCCGATAGGGCGGTATGACACGGCCTCGCTCATCCCGGCCCTACTTGGCTCCGGCCGCTTCCGGGCTGCCCATGGGCACCCAGATGATGGCGGAGCGGGCGTCGCAGCCGGGGATGGGGCTCTCGGTCTTGCCCTGCACCGGCACCAGAATTTCGGCCGAGGCCCTCAGATCGCCCAGGAAGCCCTGCACCATCTGGCGGCGCTCCTGGGACAAGAGTATCTCGCTGAATTGGGCCCGCTTGTCCTTGATGGTCTGCGGGTCGGCCGGCTTGCGCCCGGAGAGCACCGCCGCGGCGAACCCGCCGTTGACCCCCGCCGGAGCGCTGAGCACCGGCTTGTTCTCGGGCCGCAGGAACAGCTCGTGCACCAGGGCGCCCGAGCCGCTCAGGTCGGTGATCTGAGCGCCGCGCTTGAGCCAGCCGGTCTCCTTGGCGCCGGGGATGCGGGCCAGCTCCTTGGCCGGCTCCTTTACGCCCGCCAGGTCTTTCAGCATCTTGGCGGCCTCGGCCTTGGCCTTGGCCTCGGCCATCTCGCCCTGCACCACGGCCCGCACGTCCTCTTCCACGTCCTTGAAGGGTTTGGGATGGGCGGGGATGCGCTCTTTGATCACGGCCAGGATCGAGCCGTTGTCATAAGGCAGCGCGGGCACCGGCTGGCCGGCCTGCAAATCCTGGGCGGCCGCGAAGAAGTCCTTGAGCCCCGGCAGGCCCTCCACCTTGGCCCCCTGGGCCACTTTGGGAGAGCTCTGAACGCTGCTGTTGTTTTCCTTGGCCAGCTTGGCCAGGCTGTCGCCCATGGCCAGGCGGTCAAAGGCGCGCTCGGCCGCGGCCTGGGCCATCTCCTTGGCCTGGCGCTCCACCAGGCGCTTCTTGATCTCGCCCTTCACCTCGGCCAGGGGGGTCACCGTGGCCTGGTCGTGGGAGGTCACCTTTAGCACGTGCCAGCCGAACTTGGTGCGCACCAGAGCCACATCGCCGGGCTTGAGGCCGAAAGCCACCTT is a window of Desulfarculaceae bacterium DNA encoding:
- a CDS encoding tRNA 2-thiocytidine biosynthesis TtcA family protein, with amino-acid sequence MAYVERQAVSLCGKAVHGWSMIHDHDRVAIGLSGGKDSLALTWLLAERLRRVPIDFKLIAFHVEMGFGSTDHAALAEFCAGLGVEFRLIETDYGPRAHSEENREKSPCFFCALKRRQRLFMAAGEHQCNKLALAHHQDDIFETFLMNLFYSGNLSSMLPVQPLFHGDLVLIRPLSLMSADITRRFSAIKELPVQPPCCPSAGQSRRGRVRGILDEMHHENKKIRANMWHALISAGSARLPTPPTTQRLGRPRSK
- the tsaA gene encoding tRNA (N6-threonylcarbamoyladenosine(37)-N6)-methyltransferase TrmO, producing the protein MSYRPIGVVKSRLKNLDQAPKQGPEAGMDAVIELEPQWLQGLTGLTPGRWLWVICLFDRSGEPKVMVHPRGDHSRPKTGMFNTRSPHRPNPLSLTLVKLVAVDGPRLSVRGLEMLDGTPVVDIKPWVEGVDQPRKGE
- a CDS encoding MBL fold metallo-hydrolase; translation: MSRLTVVVENSVGFASPLLGEHGLSMWVEHQGRNILYDTGMGQALINNLKVLGLDPGELDGVVISHGHYDHAGGLEALLRERSEPIGVWCHQNVFGCHMSQHLPGDTLREIGPPLPQAGYEALGARFHFVDGPMEPWPGVMLLAPIARQTGFEGPMANLVTKQGGEVVPDPLPDDLAMLIEAPNGPVCLTGCAHAGAINVLLAAGEASGRPVSLLIGGTHLGPAPAEQQAAALAELAARPQLRVIAGHCTGLGMCARMLAELGEERFGHLSAGMSLEI
- a CDS encoding superoxide dismutase produces the protein MERRQFIKTAALGAAALSLGALPKTAQAGQIVRPPLPYAEDALAPYISARTISFHYGKHHLGYVKKTNAYIKGTPWAKKSLGQIVLGSYGKDEYLFNNAAQVWNHNFYWQSMKPGGGGAPGAELAAKMKADFGSVDAAKKALVKAAATRFGSGWGWLALKDGKLVAVSSSNALNPMVDGMKPIITIDVWEHAYYLDYQNRRGDYIKGIMDHLINWDFAAKNLGS